One part of the Pseudoliparis swirei isolate HS2019 ecotype Mariana Trench chromosome 6, NWPU_hadal_v1, whole genome shotgun sequence genome encodes these proteins:
- the chd2 gene encoding chromodomain-helicase-DNA-binding protein 2, with translation MIVHACSNFLTVNTRTKDHPIKDYQDTTMMKTKSKKQEEEGSTQSNASSNSASEESNRSASESASRSESEHGIERRRSHNSESNSSSESECHSESESESAESKSQQTSAEVKDKPVRKKERLADVKKMWDEHPDVYGVRRSNRSRQEPARLNIGAGGSSDSESESPKRKTSRAKKKEDIWNSNDEDEEEEASDSTDSEQEEKKVRSRRLPARRPQTKSSTNKKQPSQKSRKSRKQDSSAEEDDDDDDDTPKRQTRRRGATNVKSYKEDQHDIETDSDDLIEMVGEAGEELLDEDSETIEKVMDTRTGKKGATGASTTGYSVQENGDPSEGFDPENDEGETHYLIKWKGWSYIHNTWESMDSLLQEKVKGLKKLDNYKKKQEELNSWLNRVSPEDVEFHNCQQELVSDLNKQFHIVERIIAIKTAKTPASSDFPSHSHKTPSSNEPEYLCKWMGLPYSECSWEDGALIGKKYQRCIDSFMNRNSSKTFPSKDCKVLKQRPRFVPLKKQPSYIGDDNLQLRDYQLDGVNWLAHSWCRCNSVILADEMGLGKTIQTISFLSYLFNQHQLYGPFLVVVPLSTLTSWQREFDSWAPHMNVVVYLGDVMSRKSIRDYEWVNHQTKRIRFSTLLTTYEIVLKDKGVLGNINWAVMSVDEAHRLKNDDSLLYKSLMEFRSNHRLLITGTPLQNSLKELWSLLHFLMPDKFDSWEDFDEVHGKGTDNGYQSLHKVLEPFLLRRVKKDVEKSLPAKVEQILRVDMTAQQKQFYKWILTRNYRALYKGPRGSSSGFLNIVMELKKCCNHSFLIKQPEDVDGETQQEHLQSVVRGSGKLVLLDKLLTRLRERGNRVLIFSQMVRMLDILAEYLAKNRYPFQRLDGSIKGEIRKQALDHFNAEGSEDFCFLLSTRAGGLGINLASADTVVIYDSDWNPQNDLQAQARAHRIGQKKQVNIYRLVTKGTVEEDIIERAKKKMVLDHLVIQRMDTTGRTVLDSNSGNTNSNPFNKEELTAILKFGAEELFKEAEGEESEPQEMDIDEILRLAETRESDQGSSATDELLSQFKVANFSSMEESVPEFVDRSIREWDDIIPEEQRRKIEEEEKQREMDDIFLLPRSRSSNKRAQANDSDSDVGSKLKNRSSGSESETDDSDDDKRPKKRGRPKARKNHVEGFTDAEIRRFIKAYKKFGCPLDRLEAIARDSELVDKSIADLKRLGELIHTSCVTAVQEHEEHLKENPAEAKGPGKRRGINIKISGVQVNAKSIIQHEEEFEPLHKVVPSNPAERNKFNLTCRVKIAHFDFDWELQEDVQLLLGIYEHGFGNWDLIKTDPDLKLADKILPDDLNKKPQAKQLQARAEYLLKLLKKEQDSTDLSKTVQEVKVKKRKPRVKKENKILKDEQGNDISSPRLSDNPSEEGEVKDDGTEKSPAKKRQKKKDNKENKEKQGTPKKQKGKEKKVAKPKKEKAKGAKGKKTDGPVHITAGSDPVPIEGKEDDELDQDTFSVCKERMRPVKKALKQLDKPDEGLSDQDQLQHTRTCLLKIGDRITECLKAYSDPEHVKIWRRNLWIFVSKFTEFGARKLHKLYKMAQKKRSHEEEKEQKKKDSGGRGKNFRPESCGSSRDSTGNQSSSKPGSHSTQAGPHGHHRESYNSANKRHFGNDDRGDWQRDRKYNYPSNSNPSWQGDRHHPYDRYKDHYGDHYGDRRPHGDSYRSSGSYRNNSPPRKRPYEQYDNDRDHRGHRPYYDRHSDPKRRRSDEFRPNYHQGREGPLQDFRRMPEQRPMGPPGPEHYSRPFHPNKPPPPQDPRSPQAHRSPQNSRSSLERPAEPNATAEPSWNNRKT, from the exons aaggatCGACTCAAAGCAATGCATCAAG CAATTCAGCCTCAGAGGAATCCAACCGCTCGGCGTCGGAGTCGGCAAGTCGTTCAGAGAGCGAGCATGGCATCGAGAGGAGGAGATCCCACAACTCTGAGTCAAACAGCTCCTCAGAGTCCGAGTGTCACTCTGAGTCGGAGAGCGAGTCTGCAGAGTCCAAATCACAGCAAACCTCAGCGGAAGTGAAAGACAAGCCAGTTAGAAAGAAGGAGCGACTGGCAGACGTGAAGAAG ATGTGGGACGAACATCCAGATGTTTATGGAGTCAGGCGGTCGAATCGCAGTCGACAGGAACCGGCTCGTTTAAATATTGGAGCTGGG GGCAGCAGTGACTCTGAGAGTGAAAGTCCCAAGAGAAAAACCTCCCGAGCTAAGAAAAAAGA AGATATCTGGAACTCaaatgatgaagacgaggaggaggaggcttccGACAGTACAGACAGTGagcaggaagagaaaaaagttaGATCCAGACGACTTCCTGCTAGAAG ACCGCAGACCAAATCATCAACCAACAAAAAGCAACCGTCTCAAAAAAGCAGGAAGTCCAGGAAACAGGACTCATCTGCTGAAGAAgatgacgacgacgatgacgacACTCCAAAGAGACAGACTCGAAGAAGGGGTGCAACAAATGTCAAAAG TTATAAAGAGGACCAACATGACATTGAAACCGACTCTGATGACCTGATTGAAATGGTGGGGGAGGCAGGCGAGGAGCTGCTGGATGAAGACAGTGAGACCATTGAGAAGGTTATGGACACCAGGACCGGGAAAAAAGGAG CCACCGGGGCCTCCACGACTGGGTATTCTGTGCAGGAGAATGGGGACCCGAGTGAAGGCTTTGACCCCGAGAACGATGAGGGGGAGACTCACTATCTGATCAAGTGGAAGGGCTGGTCCTACATCCACAACACGTGGGAGAGCATGGACTCTCTGCTGCAGGAGAAGGTCAAGGGCCTAAAGAAGCTGGACAACTACAAAAAGAAACAGGAAGAGCTCAATTCATG GTTGAACAGGGTGTCGCCTGAGGATGTAGAATTTCACAACTGCCAACAGGAGCTCGTATCGGACCTGAACAAGCAGTTTCACATTGTGGAGCGCATTATCG CAATAAAAACAGCAAAGACACCAGCGTCCTCTGACTTTCCCT ctCATAGTCACAAGACACCCTCCTCCAATGAGCCAGAGTATCTGTGCAAGTGGATGGGCTTGCCCTATTCCGAGTGCAGCTGGGAGGATGGAGCTTTGATTGGAAAGAAGTATCAGCGCTGCATCGACAGCTTCATGAACCGAAACTCCAGCAAAACCTTCCCCTCCAAAGACTGCAAG GTGTTAAAGCAAAGACCGAGGTTTGTTCCTCTGAAGAAACAACCATCGTACATTGGAGATGATAACCTTCAACTGAGAGATTATCAGCTGGACGGCGTGAACTGGTTGGCCCACTCCTGGTGCAG GTGCAATAGCGTTATCCTCGCTGATGAGATGGGGCTGGGAAAGACCATCCAGACCATCTCCTTCCTGTCGTACCTGTTCAATCAGCATCAGCTGTATGGACCCTTCTTAGTGGTGGTCCCTCTGTCCACACTCACCTCCTGGCAGAGGGAGTTCGACTCCTGGGCTCCTCACATGAACGTGGTGGTCTACCTCGGTGATGTCATGAGCAGGAAATCG ATCCGTGACTACGAGTGGGTGAACCATCAAACGAAAAGAATCCGTTTCAGTACACTATTAACCACCTATGAAATTGTACTCAAAGACAAG GGGGTGCTTGGGAACATCAACTGGGCGGTTATGAGTGTGGATGAAGCTCACAGGCTGAAGAACGACGACTCCCTGCTGTACAAATCATTGATGGAGTTCAGGTCTAACCACAGGCTCCTCATTACCGGGACTCCGCTGCAGAACTCCCTCAAAGAGCTCTGGTCACTGTTGCACTTCCTCATGCCTGACAA GTTTGATTCCTGGGAGGATTTTGACGAAGTACACGGGAAAGGAACGGATAACGGTTATCAGAGTCTCCACAAAGTCCTCGAGCCCTTCCTTCTGCGACGTGTTAAGAAAGACGTGGAGAAATCGCTTCCGGCCAAAGTCGAACAGATTCTCCGTGTAGACATGACTGCACAGCAAAAACAATTCTACAA GTGGATTTTAACGAGGAATTATAGAGCTCTTTACAAAGGCCCCCGAGGCAGCTCCTCTGGCTTCCTGAACATAGTTATGGAGCTTAAAAAGTGCTGCAACCACAGTTTTCTCATTAAACAGCCAGAGGATGTCGACGGTGAAACCCAACAGGAACACCTGCAG AGTGTCGTGAGGGGCAGTGGGAAGCTGGTGCTGCTGGACAAGCTGCTGACCAGACTCCGAGAAAGAGGCAACCGAGTCCTGATATTTTCCCAGATGGTCAGGATGTTGGACATTCTGGCTGAATACCTCGCCAAGAATCGCTACCCATTCCAG cGGCTGGACGGTTCCATTAAGGGAGAAATACGAAAGCAAGCACTCGACCACTTTAATGCAGAAGGCTCAGAG GACTTCTGCTTCCTGTTGTCCACCAGAGCTGGAGGTTTAGGGATCAATTTGGCCTCGGCAGACACCGTCGTCATCTATGACTCTGACTGGAACCCTCAAAATGATCTGCAGGCACAAGCCAGGGCTCACCGGATCGGCCAGAAGAAACAG GTGAATATTTATCGACTGGTCACCAAAGGGACagtggaggaggacatcattgAGAGGGCAAAGAAGAAGATGGTCTTGGACCATCTTGTCATTCAGAGAATGGACACCACTGGTCGGACTGTTCTTGACAGCAACTCAGGAAACACAAA ttcaaACCCATTCAACAAAGAAGAACTGACCGCCATCCTCAAGTTTGGTGCAGAGGAGCTTTTCAAAGAGGCAGAAGGAGAGGAGTCTGAGCCACAG GAGATGGATATCGATGAGATCCTGAGGTTGGCTGAAACGAGAGAAAGTGACCAGGGCTCCAGTGCTACGGATGAACTTCTATCTCAGTTCAAG GTTGCCAATTTCTCGAGCATGGAAGAGAGCGTTCCGGAGTTTGTGGATAGGTCCATACGGGAATGGGATGATATCATCCCTGAAGAGCAGCGGCGGAaaattgaggaggaggagaagcagcggGAGATGGATGACATCTTCTTGCTGCCCAGAAGCAGAAGCTCTAACAAGAGG GCTCAGGCAAACGATAGCGACAGTGATGTGGGCTCCAAGCTGAAGAACCGCTCCTCAGGCTCTGAAAGTGAGACTGATGACAGTGATGACGACAAGAGGCCAAAGAAGAGAGGCCGGCCCAAAGCCCGCAAAAACCATGTGGAGGGTTTCACTGATGCAGAGATCCGCAG GTTCATTAAGGCATACAAGAAATTTGGATGTCCACTCGACAG GTTGGAGGCCATCGCCCGAGACTCTGAGCTGGTTGACAAATCCATTGCCGACCTGAAGAGACTTGGCGAACTGATTCACACGAGCTGTGTGACTGCAGTGCAGGAGCACGAGGAGCACCTCAAAGAGAACCCAGCTGAAG CTAAAGGTCCTGGGAAGCGGCGAGGAATTAACATCAAGATCTCGGGAGTGCAGGTCAACGCCAAGTCCATCATCCAGCACGAGGAAGAGTTTGAGCCTCTGCACAAAGTGGTGCCGTCCAATCCTGCTGAGAGGAATAA GTTCAATCTGACATGCAGAGTGAAGATCGCCCACTTTGACTTCGACTgggagctgcaggaggacgTGCAGCTCTTGCTCGGTATCTATGAGCACGGCTTTGGCAACTGGGATCTGATCAAGACGGATCCTGACCTTAAACTCGCTGACAAG ATTCTCCCAGACGACCTAAACAAGAAGCCTCAGGCCAAGCAGTTGCAGGCGAGAGCCGAGTATCTTCTCAAGCTGCTGAAAAAAGAACAAGACAGCACGGACCTGTCTAAAACAGTGCAGGAG GTcaaagtgaagaagaggaagcctCGGGTTAAAAAGGAGAACAAGATTCTCAAGGATGAGCAGGGCAACGACATCTCCTCCCCCCGCCTGTCCGACAACCCGTCGGAGGAGGGCGAGGTCAAG GATGATGGAACAGAGAAGTCCCCCGCcaagaaaagacaaaagaaaaaggacaacaaagagaacaaagaaaaacaggGAACTCCTAAAAAGCAgaaggggaaagaaaagaaggttGCCAagcccaaaaaagaaaag GCTAAAGGAGCTAAAGGGAAGAAAACTGACGGTCCAGTTCACATAACGGCTGGGTCCGACCCCGTTCCCATCGAAGGGAAGGAGGATGATGAACTTGACCAGGATACTTTCAGTGTT tgtaaggaGCGCATGAGGCCGGTGAAGAAGGCCCTGAAGCAGCTGGATAAACCAGACGAGGGTCTGTCTGACCAGGACCAGCTCCAGCACACTCGCACGTGCCTCCTGAAGATCGGAGACCGGATCACAGAGTGCCTTAAAGCCTACAGTGACCCTGAACATGTCAAAATATGGCGGAG AAACCTCTGGATTTTTGTGTCCAAGTTCACCGAGTTTGGTGCCAGGAAGCTTCACAAGCTTTACAAAATGGCTCAAAAGAAGCGATCTCACGAGGAAGAG aaggagcagaagaagaaggattctggagggagggggaaaaacTTCCGCCCAGAGTCCTGTGGTTCCAGTAGAGACTCCACGGGTAATCAGTCGTCCTCTAAACCGGGATCTCACTCGACTCAGGCGGGCCCCCACGGGCACCACCGGGAGTCATACAACTCGGCTAATAAGAGGCACTTTGGCAATGATG ATAGAGGAGACTGGCAGAGGGACCGTAAGTACAATTACCCGAGTAACAGCAACCCGTCGTGGCAGGGAGACCGACATCATCCGTATGATCGCTACAAGGATCACTACGGGGACCACTACGGGGACCGCCGGCCACACGGAGACTCGTACCGCAGCTCAGGCAGTTACCGCAACAACAGCCCCCCTCGAAAAAGGCCGTACGAGCAGTACGACAACGACCGGGACCACAGGGGTCATAGACCCTATTATGACAG GCATTCGGATCCCAAAAGAAGGCGTTCTGATGAGTTCCGTCCCAACTACCACCAGGGCAGAGAAGGCCCTCTTCAGGACTTCCGGAGGATGCCAGAGCAGAGGCCCATGGGTCCTCCCGGGCCAGAACACTACAGCAGGCCCTTCCACCCCAACAAGCCTCCCCCGCCGCAGGACCCTCGCTCCCCGCAGGCTCACAGGTCTCCCCAGAACTCCCGCTCCTCACTAGAGCGGCCTGCAGAGCCCAACGCCACAGCAGAACCGAGCTGGAACAACAGGAAAACATAA